The following proteins are encoded in a genomic region of Bufo gargarizans isolate SCDJY-AF-19 unplaced genomic scaffold, ASM1485885v1 fragScaff_scaffold_322_pilon, whole genome shotgun sequence:
- the LOC122922402 gene encoding coxsackievirus and adenovirus receptor homolog: MDDQWVTWWVILGLMPALLGALTIKESSTDSILHPKGDSVSLSCTYVLDPTDIGVLDIEWSKMNPDTTGLDDLIITYMDKIVVPKAPAELVNRLSFKTVDPSQGDATITITYLDVKDSGTYQCKVKKNPGVATRKVTLVIQAAPTNPHCFIEGELTKGSDAILKCKSSEGTPPLTYKWEKIAGPPNPATPVINMAPPNGDLLIKNISDAYAGAYQCTVGNKVGSGTCVAHLSITAGSRTGIIVGAVIGALLLLLLLLLLIWCLICRCNKKRYEKEIANDVREDVAAPPSNSNSRASSLRSAAGYRSHNIRWSSRRSYNAAPKDELSAPSLTNSEVSKKMAESPVPLSGPIFIVPEQSGKYHPYNLQRVGGVPVMVPAQSREGFIV; this comes from the exons ATGGACGACCAGTGGGTGACCTGGTGGGTTATTCTGGGATTGATGCCAG CACTGCTGGGTGCCCTTACCATCAAAGAATCAAGTACTGATTCCATTCTACATCCTAAGGGAGATAGTGTGAGCCTGAGCTGTACGTATGTCCTGGACCCCACCGACATTGGAGTCTTGGACATTGAATGGTCCAAGATGAACCCAGACACCACAGGATTGGATGACCTG ATTATCACCTACATGGACAAAATCGTGGTGCCAAAAGCTCCAGCAGAACTTGTGAACCGCCTCTCTTTCAAAACTGTGGATCCTAGCCAGGGCGATGCCACCATCACAATAACTTATCTGGATGTTAAAGATTCTGGCACCTACCAGTGCAAAGTGAAGAAGAACCCTGGGGTGGCTACGAGGAAAGTTACGTTAGTCATTCAAG CGGCCCCTACGAATCCTCATTGTTTTATCGAAGGAGAACTGACCAAAGGAAGTGACGCCATCCTGAAGTGCAAATCAAGCGAGGGAACCCCGCCTCTGACTTACAAATGGGAGAAGATAGCCGGACCCCCCAACCCAGCCACCCCGGTCATAAACATGG CTCCCCCGAATGGAGATTTACTAATCAAAAACATCTCTGATGCCTACGCCGGAGCATACCAATGTACGGTGGGGAACAAAGTGGGAAGTGGAACGTGTGTGGCTCACTTATCTATAACTGCAG GTAGCCGTACTGGGATAATTGTTGGTGCAGTCATTGGTGCTTTACTTTTgctgcttcttctcctcctcctcatatggTGTCTGATCTGCCGCTGTAACAAAAAACGCTATGAAAAAGAGATAGCCAACGATGTAAG AGAGGACGTGGCAGCTCCTCCAAGTAACAGCAATAGCCGTGCCAGTAGTTTACGGAGTGCCGCTGGCTACCGATCACACAATATACGCTGGTCCAGTCGGCGGTCCTACAATGCAGCACCAAAAGATGAACTCTCAGCTCCATCCTTGACCAACAGTGAAGTCTCCAAGAAAATGGCCGAGAGCCCTGTTCCCTTATCTGGACCTATATTCATTGTTCCTGAGCAAAGCGGAAAATATCATCCATACAATCTGCAGCGAGTAGGCGGAGTACCGGTGATGGTGCCGGCACAGTCTCGAGAAGGTTTCATCGTCTGA